A window of the Candidatus Methylomirabilota bacterium genome harbors these coding sequences:
- the prmC gene encoding peptide chain release factor N(5)-glutamine methyltransferase, translated as MDGRVPTLHARLEAATAILAAAGIATARVEAEWLLAGVLGAGRFDARLAGERALPATLAAEFDAAVRRRARREPLQRILGWEGFRGLRIQLTDDVLVPRPETEMLAEWALELLPAPRPGVRPLAVDLGAGSGCIGCALAAERPDLDVVATDVSPAAAAVARDNAAALGLGARVRVVVADLLAGVEAARADLVVSNPPYGPSAMLFGLEPEVSLHEPRVALDGGPDGLALIRRIVVAARGVLRPAGALVLETLGGAQAAAVADLLRAAGFGGVATRADLAGVDRFVAGRA; from the coding sequence ATGGACGGCCGAGTTCCCACGCTCCACGCCCGGCTCGAGGCGGCGACCGCGATCCTCGCCGCGGCCGGCATCGCGACCGCCCGCGTGGAGGCCGAGTGGCTTCTCGCCGGCGTCCTCGGCGCCGGACGCTTCGACGCCAGGCTCGCGGGCGAGCGCGCGCTGCCGGCGACGCTCGCGGCGGAATTCGACGCGGCTGTCCGGCGGCGCGCGCGGCGCGAACCCCTCCAGCGCATCCTCGGCTGGGAGGGATTCCGCGGCCTCCGCATCCAGCTGACCGACGACGTCCTCGTGCCGCGGCCCGAGACCGAGATGCTCGCGGAATGGGCGCTCGAGCTCCTGCCGGCGCCACGCCCCGGCGTCCGGCCGCTCGCGGTGGACCTCGGCGCGGGCTCGGGGTGCATCGGCTGCGCGCTCGCCGCTGAGCGGCCGGATCTCGACGTCGTCGCGACGGACGTCTCGCCGGCCGCCGCCGCGGTCGCGCGCGACAACGCCGCGGCGCTCGGCCTCGGCGCGCGCGTCCGCGTGGTCGTCGCCGACCTGCTGGCGGGCGTCGAGGCGGCGCGCGCGGACCTCGTCGTGAGCAATCCGCCGTACGGCCCGAGCGCGATGCTCTTCGGCCTCGAGCCCGAGGTCTCGCTGCACGAGCCGCGCGTGGCGCTCGACGGTGGGCCCGACGGCCTGGCCCTCATCCGGCGAATCGTCGTCGCCGCCCGCGGCGTCCTGCGCCCCGCCGGGGCGCTCGTCCTCGAGACCCTGGGTGGCGCCCAGGCCGCGGCCGTCGCCGACCTCCTGCGGGCGGCGGGCTTCGGCGGCGTGGCGACGCGCGCCGACCTCGCCGGCGTCGACCGGTTCGTCGCGGGGAGGGCCTGA